Proteins found in one Acidobacteriota bacterium genomic segment:
- a CDS encoding DUF4143 domain-containing protein, giving the protein MPNSRILFRPVSRIGGLWENFMLLERIKRQAYRAVPVNFYFWRTWEGREIDLIEEREGRLFAYEFKWTGKGREPGKFREAYPDAEFEVVNRDNYLSFVGIP; this is encoded by the coding sequence ATGCCGAATTCAAGGATTTTGTTCAGGCCGGTGAGCCGCATCGGCGGACTCTGGGAGAATTTCATGCTCCTTGAAAGGATCAAGAGGCAGGCCTATCGAGCGGTTCCCGTCAACTTCTATTTCTGGCGGACATGGGAAGGCCGGGAGATCGACCTGATCGAAGAGCGCGAAGGCCGCCTTTTCGCCTACGAATTCAAGTGGACGGGAAAAGGGCGGGAACCCGGGAAATTCCGGGAGGCCTACCCTGATGCCGAATTCGAGGTCGTCAACAGAGACAATTACCTGAGTTTTGTCGGAATTCCGTAA
- a CDS encoding 4Fe-4S binding protein, which yields MPFARIAPRLLSGIVFFAAAAPLLAQQGAGRGAPSFWDALVRPRPLAMLILGLLAMVLLLTKTMRNGIKVPFLLLSTFLFGIAANLPVDAFKVFSMHPSPICAITKPLIFGFRVPMFALGAVVLFLTLVGPKLFCGWVCPVGAAQELIAMLADKLRIRRIKWNFTFTQAVRIAIFLLFVFLSMTAVHHVIRDGNKVAVSIYDSVNAFEGFKFGPQPSFWAGLFHFLPFLLTIVLAFKTYRPYCYLVCPIGLFTNALEQVSLFRVSLNKSACTDCKDCVEKSPCPTVPEILKGSVLRPDCFSCTVCVNSCRDNKALSFGVKRGG from the coding sequence ATGCCGTTTGCGCGCATTGCCCCCCGCCTATTATCGGGAATCGTCTTTTTCGCCGCCGCCGCGCCTCTTCTCGCCCAGCAGGGCGCGGGCCGCGGAGCACCGTCATTCTGGGACGCCCTGGTCAGGCCCCGGCCTCTGGCCATGCTGATCCTCGGCCTCCTGGCCATGGTCCTTCTCCTGACGAAGACCATGCGGAACGGCATCAAGGTTCCCTTCCTGCTGCTTTCGACCTTTCTGTTCGGCATCGCCGCCAATCTTCCCGTCGACGCCTTCAAGGTCTTCTCCATGCACCCCTCGCCCATCTGCGCCATCACCAAACCCCTGATTTTCGGGTTCCGAGTGCCGATGTTCGCCCTGGGCGCGGTGGTTCTTTTCCTGACGCTCGTCGGTCCCAAGCTTTTCTGCGGCTGGGTCTGTCCCGTCGGCGCCGCTCAGGAGCTCATCGCCATGCTGGCCGACAAGCTCCGCATCCGCCGCATCAAGTGGAACTTCACCTTCACCCAGGCCGTCCGCATCGCCATCTTCCTGCTCTTCGTTTTCCTCAGCATGACGGCCGTTCATCACGTCATCCGCGACGGAAACAAAGTCGCCGTTTCCATCTACGATTCGGTGAACGCCTTCGAAGGTTTCAAATTCGGACCCCAGCCGTCCTTTTGGGCCGGCCTGTTCCACTTTCTTCCTTTCTTGCTGACTATCGTCCTGGCCTTCAAGACTTACCGGCCTTACTGCTATCTCGTCTGCCCCATCGGGCTGTTCACGAACGCCCTGGAGCAGGTGTCGCTGTTCCGCGTCTCCCTCAATAAGTCCGCCTGCACCGACTGCAAGGATTGCGTGGAGAAATCCCCCTGTCCGACCGTTCCCGAAATCCTCAAGGGCTCCGTCCTGAGGCCGGACTGCTTCTCCTGCACCGTCTGCGTCAACTCCTGCCGGGACAACAAGGCCCTGTCGTTCGGAGTCAAGCGGGGCGGTTGA
- a CDS encoding ATP-binding protein produces the protein MHLERTAINDLENWFSQDRRKPLVIRGARQVGKSTLVRLFAAKHGLNLYEVNLERYSRFDDVFKRLDVKEILMEIEYFTGQGKIHQENSLIFLDEIQSAPHAIKALRYFYEDFPQIPVIAAGSLLELTLSDHSFAMPVGRMEYLFLGPMSFEEFLLAGRETQLLDLLNSFDFTNAFPQSAHRRLLELLRAYLLVGGMPEAVKEFLSSKHLEDVIRVHGSLLETYRDDFGKYARGGDLLRIQKVFDHTPLAVGEKVIYRKIDGEAQSRETKKAIDLLAKAGIISRVHHSSASGIPLRAGKKDKVFKLYFLDVGLMNRMCGIDHLPVSGFENDVPFINKGKMAEQFIAQHLLSMGFPHESPQLYYWLREGRMANAEVDFLIQAGGRILPIEVKAGKTGSLKSLHQFIHEKKQNSAARFDFSPPSKMAVEHKIVSGGRTERVRFELLSLPLYMVGQTIRLEAKQPTEVI, from the coding sequence ATGCATTTGGAACGCACCGCCATTAACGATTTGGAAAATTGGTTTTCACAAGACCGGAGAAAGCCCCTGGTCATCAGAGGCGCCCGGCAAGTCGGCAAATCCACCCTGGTCAGGTTGTTTGCCGCAAAGCATGGTCTTAACCTCTATGAAGTTAATCTTGAACGCTACTCCAGGTTTGATGACGTGTTTAAGAGATTGGATGTCAAAGAAATTCTGATGGAAATTGAATATTTCACCGGGCAAGGTAAAATCCATCAGGAAAACAGCCTGATTTTTCTTGATGAAATTCAATCTGCGCCCCATGCCATCAAGGCTTTGCGCTATTTCTACGAGGATTTTCCTCAAATCCCCGTGATCGCAGCGGGCTCTCTTCTGGAACTCACGCTTTCGGATCACTCCTTTGCCATGCCGGTGGGACGTATGGAATACCTGTTTCTCGGGCCCATGAGCTTTGAGGAATTTCTGCTGGCCGGGCGGGAAACCCAGCTTCTGGACTTATTGAACTCATTTGATTTCACAAACGCCTTTCCGCAATCCGCTCATCGGAGGTTGCTGGAATTGTTGCGGGCTTATCTGCTGGTGGGCGGCATGCCCGAAGCCGTAAAAGAATTCCTGTCTTCGAAACACCTTGAGGATGTGATTCGCGTTCACGGCTCGTTGCTTGAAACCTACAGGGACGATTTTGGGAAATATGCCCGGGGGGGCGATTTATTGAGAATTCAAAAGGTTTTTGATCACACGCCGCTTGCCGTTGGAGAAAAAGTCATCTATCGAAAGATCGACGGCGAAGCCCAGTCCAGAGAAACGAAAAAAGCGATCGATTTGCTGGCGAAAGCCGGAATCATCAGCCGGGTTCATCACTCTTCGGCTTCAGGCATCCCGCTCAGAGCGGGAAAGAAGGACAAAGTTTTCAAGCTCTACTTTTTGGATGTGGGGCTCATGAACAGGATGTGCGGCATCGACCATCTGCCCGTCTCCGGATTCGAAAACGATGTCCCCTTTATCAATAAGGGCAAGATGGCCGAACAATTCATCGCGCAGCACCTGCTCTCCATGGGCTTTCCTCATGAATCTCCCCAATTGTATTACTGGCTGCGAGAAGGACGAATGGCCAATGCGGAAGTCGATTTCCTGATCCAAGCCGGCGGCCGGATCCTGCCCATCGAAGTCAAAGCCGGAAAAACCGGCAGCTTGAAGTCCTTGCATCAGTTCATTCATGAAAAGAAACAGAACTCGGCTGCTCGATTCGATTTTTCTCCGCCTTCCAAAATGGCGGTGGAACACAAAATCGTTTCCGGCGGACGGACCGAACGTGTGCGGTTCGAACTGCTTTCCTTGCCGCTTTACATGGTCGGGCAGACCATCCGGCTGGAAGCCAAGCAACCGACGGAGGTCATATAA
- a CDS encoding SagB/ThcOx family dehydrogenase, with protein sequence MDDIGERFQQETKYRREAMAGRKPAALRPPPFRTFPDAPRISLAPPETKGGPSLWETMAARRSVRDFSEKPLSLSEMSQILWAAQGVTGRTGGFILRTTPSAGALYPVETYAAVFNVEGVEPGIYHHDVHGAALERLREGDFRRETARAALQQGFVADSAFTLIWTAVFARAAWKYAQRTYRYVYLDAGHIAQNAALAATALGLGSCQISALFDDEVNVLVGADGIEESVLYMTSVGCLASSRMVCPTM encoded by the coding sequence ATGGATGACATCGGCGAACGCTTTCAGCAGGAAACCAAATACCGGCGCGAGGCCATGGCCGGGCGAAAGCCCGCGGCCCTTCGTCCACCGCCCTTCCGAACGTTTCCCGATGCGCCGCGCATTTCCCTCGCTCCGCCCGAAACGAAGGGCGGACCCTCGTTGTGGGAAACGATGGCGGCGCGCCGCAGCGTCCGTGATTTCTCGGAGAAACCTCTTTCTTTGAGCGAAATGTCGCAGATTCTCTGGGCCGCGCAGGGCGTCACCGGGCGAACGGGCGGCTTCATTTTGAGAACAACGCCTTCGGCCGGTGCGCTCTATCCGGTTGAAACTTACGCCGCCGTCTTCAACGTCGAGGGTGTCGAACCCGGAATCTACCATCACGATGTTCACGGCGCGGCGCTGGAGCGCCTGCGGGAAGGGGATTTCCGCCGCGAAACCGCCCGGGCCGCCCTCCAGCAGGGCTTCGTCGCCGATTCGGCCTTCACGCTGATCTGGACGGCCGTTTTCGCACGGGCGGCCTGGAAATACGCGCAGCGCACATACCGTTACGTTTATCTCGACGCCGGGCATATCGCCCAGAATGCAGCCCTCGCCGCGACAGCCCTCGGCCTCGGCTCCTGCCAGATCTCGGCGCTCTTCGACGACGAGGTCAACGTCCTGGTCGGCGCCGACGGCATCGAGGAATCCGTCCTTTATATGACCTCCGTCGGTTGCTTGGCTTCCAGCCGGATGGTCTGCCCGACCATGTAA